The sequence GACGCCGATCACGAGCAACGAGAGAGTGACCCGATAGATGACCAGCCTTGAACCGTACGCCCTCCGCGTCGAGCACCTGAGGAGCCCACTCGGCCTGGACGAGCCGCGGCCGCGCTTTGCCTGGCGACTGCGCAGCACACGAGGCGGCGCCCGGCAGAGCGCGTACCGCCTGGTGGTCTCGGCCGGGCAGCAGACCTGGGACAGCGGAAAAGTGGCCTCTGCCGAGCAGCTCGAGATCGCCTATGCCGGGACCGACCTGCAGCCGTACACGCGCTACACCTGGACGCTGCAGGTCTGGGACGAGAACGATCAGCCCAGCGAGCCGAGCGACTCCTGGTTCGAGACCGGGCGGCTCGGGCGCCCCTGGGTGGCCCGCTGGATCGGCCGCGACTCCCGGGACCGGTCAGCCTTCCTCGCCCCGGTCGACGACGACCTGACCTGGAACAGTCGCCCGCTCGCCCCGCCGGCACTGCTGCGGACCACGTTCACGCCACGCCGCGACGTAGTCTCGGCACGGCTGCACATCACCGCGCGCGGACTGTACGAGGCCCGCGTGAATGGCAGGACGGTCGGGGACAGCACCCTCAACCCCGGGTGGACCGACTACCGCCGCCGGATCCACTACCAGACCTACGACGTCACCGAGGCGGTGCGAGCCGAGGAGAACGTCCTGGCCGTGGCACTCGCCGATGGGTGGTGGAGCGGATTCGTCGGCTACGACCCGCGCAACGCTGGCCGGCTCTATGGTGACGCCCCGGCCCTGCTCGCCGAGCTGCACCTGGTGGCCGCCGACGGCGCCACCGAAGTGATCCGCACCGACGACTCCTGGCGCGAGTCGGCCGGGGAGTGGCTCTACGCGGACCTGCTGATGGGTGAGGGGGTGGACGCCCGCCGGCGTCCGGCCGGGTGGGACTCGCCGGGTTTCGACGACGCCAGTTGGCGGCGTGCCCGAGTGCTCGGCGACGACACCGCCACAGTGACCGGGTCGGTGACGCCACCGGTGCGCCCGGTCGCTGAGCTCACGCCGGTGAGCATCGAGCCGGAACCTGGCTCCGACGCCTGGCTGGTGGACTTCGGGCAGAACCTGGTGGGCCATGTGCGCCTGCGGCTGCACCGGCCGGTCGCCGGGCAGCTGATCGAGCTCACCCACGGCGAGACCGTGGACGCCGACGGCCGGCTGTACACCGACAACCTGCGCCGGGCCGAGGCCAGGGATCTGTACTACCCGCGCGGGGAGGAGACCGAGACCTTCGAACCGCGGTTCACCTTCCACGGGTTCCGCTACCTGCGGATCGCCGGCCTGGCTGGGCCGCCCGCGGCCGCGGACGTCACCGCGATCGTGGTCAGCAGCGACCTGGAGGAGACCGGTAGCTTCGACTGCGATAACCCCGATGTGCTCCAGATCGTCGCGAACACTCGGTGGAGCCAGCGGGGCAACTTCCTCTCCGTGCCCACCGACTGCCCGCAGCGGGACGAGCGCCTCGGCTGGCTGGCTGACGCCCAGGTGTTCCTGCCTACTTCGGCGCGGCTGTGTGACGTGTCCGCGTTCTTCGCGAACTGGATGACCGATGTGATCGGTGGCCAGAGCTCCGACGGCGCGTTCGGGGACATCGCACCGGCCGGCCCGTGGATGGGCGAGGGAGCACCGGCGTGGGGCGATGCCGGGGTGATCATCCCGATGGCGCTGTTCGACCTCTACGGCGACCGCCGCCAGCTGCAGCGCAGCTTCGGCGCGATGGCGGGCTGGGTGGAGCACATCCGCCGGG is a genomic window of Ruania zhangjianzhongii containing:
- a CDS encoding alpha-L-rhamnosidase; the protein is MTSLEPYALRVEHLRSPLGLDEPRPRFAWRLRSTRGGARQSAYRLVVSAGQQTWDSGKVASAEQLEIAYAGTDLQPYTRYTWTLQVWDENDQPSEPSDSWFETGRLGRPWVARWIGRDSRDRSAFLAPVDDDLTWNSRPLAPPALLRTTFTPRRDVVSARLHITARGLYEARVNGRTVGDSTLNPGWTDYRRRIHYQTYDVTEAVRAEENVLAVALADGWWSGFVGYDPRNAGRLYGDAPALLAELHLVAADGATEVIRTDDSWRESAGEWLYADLLMGEGVDARRRPAGWDSPGFDDASWRRARVLGDDTATVTGSVTPPVRPVAELTPVSIEPEPGSDAWLVDFGQNLVGHVRLRLHRPVAGQLIELTHGETVDADGRLYTDNLRRAEARDLYYPRGEETETFEPRFTFHGFRYLRIAGLAGPPAAADVTAIVVSSDLEETGSFDCDNPDVLQIVANTRWSQRGNFLSVPTDCPQRDERLGWLADAQVFLPTSARLCDVSAFFANWMTDVIGGQSSDGAFGDIAPAGPWMGEGAPAWGDAGVIIPMALFDLYGDRRQLQRSFGAMAGWVEHIRRANPDLIWRKRVGSNYGDWLHVGPETDRAVLATAYFANSASLVARAAAVLGRDAEVQEYTELAQQIRVAFNAEFVDGTVITSDTQTCYLLALDYDLLPAEAVPAAVDRLVELVREAGNRLTIGFVGVSKICRVLSEHGHDDLAHALLVQEAYPSWLFPIRHGATTVWERWDGWTPEGGFQSVTMNSFNHYSLGAVVDWIYSCLGGIDQAPGSTAYRELLIRPRPGAGVSRASAALETPLGRVATRWEISGERFELDVEVPPGARALLSLPAADLDSVTGVSGAPELAADGSVQVRVGSGRHRVSAAYRPAAALVGSLDRRK